The Rhinolophus sinicus isolate RSC01 linkage group LG15, ASM3656204v1, whole genome shotgun sequence region GAGGGAAAGATTCGTTCAGTGTAATTCAGTCCACAATCCACCTGTCTCCAGTCACTGTATCAGACTCCTAGACGTTTCTCTCCAGGAGCCCTCGCCTTCTGACCCGGCTTCATGGAGGCCCCAGTGGGTCCTCACTCCCTGGCCAGAAGGAGGCCTCATTCTCCAGCCGTGAGGGGTGAACTCAAGTCCCAGGCTCTTTAATGGCCTCAGGGGAAGTTGCATCTTTGAAACATAagtcttttctctccctttcccactcAGGAAGGATCCTGCTACCTGTGGGAGTTTCTTTCAAGCATCAAATATTCTAGAGGTTTTATTACTTTACCACATAGCTCTGCCTCAATTTTCCTATAAACCAGAGTAGATTAAAGACAAATGCTTTGATATGAGGACATAGTTCCTTGGAGAAACCCCATTTGTGTAGCACTGGGTCCAGTTTCCAGGAGAGTCTGGTGCTGGTGGGCATAAATATTTCCCAACGTCTATAGCCACAGCTTCCTCATTCATCACATAAGAGAGATGGGCTGAGCAGGACAGCTTGCAAGGTCTCTAGCTTGGAAGTACCACCCAAAACCAGAAGATGGTGGCCATCTATGTCCAGTAGGGGACGACACTCCTGGCCCTGGGCTGTGGGGCTTGGTTTCACATAAAAAGCTTTAACGGGCATTTGAGTGATGAGACAGGTCTTGGCAAGTTGGAGTGACACATCAGTGTGGGAACGCAGGGTGGACTGGACCATATGTACTTGGGGAAAAGGAGCCTGCACAAGCCTCCCTAGGGTGCAGGGGCCTGGAGTCCTGGCCAGCAACTCCTGTGTAATTTCTTCCACTGTAGCGCTGGCCACAGCCTGAGGTCTGTGCTTTTACTGAGCCAAATGCTCAAAGGATGAGGAGATTCTGCGTTGGGGGCTAGTTGTTATTTAAAGGGGAACTATATTCCCAGGGAAGAGTTTCagcatctcagaaaaaaatatctccaAGGGAcatgagagaaagggaaagaggaaatatttattaacttgaAAGAATAATAAACCTTGGTGCGAAGAGAACGCATAACAAGCTCAGAGAAACCCGCTAGGCTTGGCGTCAGAACACTTGGCTTCAGTTCCCACCTGTTGGTTGTGTGTCTGTGAGCACATCTTTCCATcagcctcatctgtaaatggacaAGGCTGGGCCAGATCATCTGTAAGGCTCCTTGTGATGCTGACAGTTTAGGACCATGCcatccaatagaactttctacaATAATGGAAATACTCCCCGTGTGCACTGTCCATATCGTAGCACTAACCCCGTGTAAGtagtgagcacttgaaatgtggtgagtgcaactgaggaactgaatttttattttgtctcattgtacttaattacaaattaaatagCCCCATGTAgttagtggctgccatattggacagaaCAGGCCTAGGATTCCACAAGCAAAGATTTCGTTCTGTTCAGTCTATTGTGTTTATCGAGCTAAGCACATTCCAGACAAATCTTGCACAGGGATTGAAATTAAGACGGTCTGCTAGTTTGCACTCAGTTACTAGAACATCTAGTTAGCCGGAggtcccccccaacccccatctttGCATTCCAGCTCATTGAAATTGTAtaccccctcccccgcccccaaccaGGAACCACAGCTGGCTAAGCAGTGTTTATAGCTCCCGTCAGGCTCCTGACCCTGTCTGCCCGGCATGTGGGATCATGTCCAGAGAACAGCTTCAGGATCCAATCCATTTCTCATCATTTCTTGGCAAGTCCAGAGGGCAGATCCGTAATAGAAACATCACCTCAGCTCATTAAGGCAGAACTATATGTTTGGAGGGTGAGGTTCAGAAAGATGTTCAATAGGTGTATTCCTGTTCCTAGCTCGCTCTTCTTCAGTTGCCATGGCAAACATTGCTAAGCTGGGTCCTTCACTGCGTCCTCAGATTGATCCCTTAGTTTTCCATTCTTACTGTCATTACCTTAGTTGAGACCCTTTCACTTCTTCCACACACTATTCGTCAGCTTTCTCCCTGCCTCTCAGCCATCCTGTTTACACTCCTTTGTGAAACTTTCTAAAATACCACCCCAGTCGTGTCACCCTTGGCTCAAATCCTGCAACAGCCCTCCCACTGTCTTCAGGATGAAGTCCAGGCTCTCCGTGGGGTAAACAAGGCCCCCCGTGGTCTGACACCTTCCTACCATCTCAGCTTTACTCCCACCAACCAGTCTTTCACAGGAACCTGCTGCTCCAGCCAGCAGGGCCACTCGAGGTCCCCTAGACCTGACTTCTGTCTTCTTGCAGACCCCACACACCTATACCTCTCATTTGCTCTGTAGACATCCTATGCCACCTTCCAGGTCCCTCTCAAACGCCAGGGGCTACATGAAACCTTTTCTGCTGTCCCCATGCTAGTACTTTCTCCCAATCTGTGTCGGTGTGTACTCTTTGCAGGTAGGAATTTGGcagtatagcacagtggttagaatAATTCTGTAGTGGAAGCAGCTAGACTTGGGTCCAAATCTTTGTCCTTGTCCTGGCATGTAACTGGGCAACTGACTAAACCattctctgcacctcagttttccaCCTCTAAGATGGACATGATTCTTACCTTACAAGGTGGTCATGAAAACTGTGTAACTTAATTTATGTCATGAGCTCAACACAGTACCATATGCATCacaagtgctcagtaagtggtcgtcatggttattattattattattttattattaggtgCTTACTGAGGAAGGACTGAggccttacacacacacactggtctTAGCTCCCTCtctaatcagaagtgtctggatgccaGGAACCACTTGCAGTTTTAGTATCCCCTGCACCCAGCTGTAGTTTGCAAGTAGTGAAGACTCAGAATATGAATTGATTGATTTCTGGAACCCAAAAGCCTATATTTGAGTCCTGGATCCACCACTTACTAACTATGTGATCCTGAGaagtctcttaacctctctgggtctcagtttcctcatttgtaaagtagagaaaataacGGTACCTTTATCATAATCGTTGCAAGGATTGAATGGGGCAGTAACTAGGGGTCTGGGGGACTCTCACCTGAATTAACCAGCCCACGAGGTAGAACCTACACCTCCCAGGCAATCAGTGAAGACTTTATGAATGAATGATCCCATTGTACCAGCTGTAATGAGGTTTAGGGGTGGGGTTATCACAGTATTATTCTCATTTACAGTTATTTGGCCTAGGTTTCCAGCATAATTATCTCCCTCCTCTCTTTATGCTTTTATTACTTGGCTCTGAACCGATTGCCTGGTTTAAACTGGTTTCTGGCATGTGGGCCTTTTTGGCGAATGCCTCTCAAGCCTCTATGGAAGCAGAAGGGGcattaaaacaaatacagaatttaGCCACATTCCTCTTGACACCAACTGAGTAGTAGGTTTGGCTGGTGGCTACAACATCGTAAGTGACAAATAGAGAAAGACATGTTTGCAGGGCCACTGAATGAGGCTTTATTTGCCAGTGGACTAAGAACACAGGCTCTTGAGGCAGCAGAGAATGAGGAACATCAGCAAAGAGAGCAATTAGCAATTAGCCCAGGGATGTGAGAGAGGCCGTTTCTCAGAGATGAGGGCTAGGGCGCCCCTGGCAATATCGGAGCACCTTGTGGACAGATGGCTCACCTCCTGGCACTGCTCACAGTCTTCCTTGCTAGCCACCGCTGGTCCCACTGTCTTGGTGGCCACTGGACTGTGGTCACCCTCGGCTTGAGGAGGAACCAGCTGCCCAGCTCCGGTCCCTCAGGATCCAGCAGAGCTGAGGGACTTCAGTAGCGGCCTGGGGGACAGGGTATGCATGGCACGCAGACGGTGTGGGGCACGCAGACGGTGTGGGGCACGCTGGGGGAGGGCGCACAGGGGGTACACGAGGGAGTGGAACACGGGTTACAGGGCAACCTGCAGAGGAAAGGCATGAGGGGGGATTAGAAAGATGCCTGAGCGGGTGACAAGTTCAGCCAGTTCTATCCCCGATACCTCCCAAATTCACCTACTGTGCAACTTCTCCACTCACTCCCCTACTCCCAACCTCCACCGTCTTCACCTGTGCGACCCCAgtggcctcctaactggtctccccaccccactcttgCCCCTCCTAACCATCAACTTGGTAGCCAGGGTGATTTTCTACAAACACAAATGGAATCGTGCCTTCAGCGGCTCCCATTTGTACTCAGGATAAAGAGTAACTCAGCTGTCACAGCTCCCTGTACAGCCTCAGTTGGGCCCACGTACTTGCAGTCCTCGCTGTCCAGAAGGTTCCGGTATGTGTTGATCTCACACTCCAGCCGCGCCCGCACGTCCAGCAGCACCTGGTACTCCTGGTTCTGTCGCTCCAGGTCGCCCCTGATCTCGGCCAGCTGGGCCTCCACGTTGGTGATCATGCACTGCACCTGGGCCAGCTGGGAGCTGTAACGGGCCTCCGTCTCCGTCAGCGTGTTCTCCAGAGAGTTTCTCTAAgacaaaaggaaagacaaaataacTATGAGGAACACATCTATTTTCCATGGCCTTGTTCAGAAAGACCCAGAAAGAGCCAAGTCTGTCTTTGGGGTTGGGAATGACCCCTCCCTACCTAAGTCACTGCAGAAACTAAAGCCCCGAAAAGTtgagtgacttgttcaaggttaagcagctggtaagtgacagacCAGGGTTTGGACACAGACCCATGTGATCCTAAGTCCATTACTCCTTCTTCAACCTGAGTCTGGCTTCAGGCTTTGGATCTGAGATTAACCAGGACCCTTCCCTACAGCATCATTTAGAACAGGGGTCTTCAACCCAGGCTGCACGTTAGACTCCCAGGGGAACCTTTAAAAACACATGCAggcccaggccccacctccagagactctgatttcattattttgggGAGGAACCTGGGCTTAGGGTTTTTTAAATCTCCACAGGTGGGGAGGAGAAGCATCGGTTTAGAAGGGAAGGCTAAGCAAAGAGCCAGCATTCTTGGGGAGTCATGTTTGATAGTGGCACCTAATCCACATCAGATTTAAGACACGCCCAATTTATCTCTGAGCTGGGTCGTGGGAGAAACCTCCCTCCAGGAGAGGTCAACTGGCAGCGTATCTGTGGTGGCTGCATCCaggccacctcctcctcctctttcctggaTGCCTAAACCTATGCTCAGTGCCATGTGGGAGCCAGAACTGGGGGAGAGGTGCCCACTCAGTGGCACTCACCAGGCTGTGCTGGGCCTGCAGCTCAATCTCCAGCGTGTTGACCGTTCGTCTCAGATCAATGATATCCGACTGGTAGTTCTGAAGCTGCTCAGAGCTCGTGGCCACCTGCTGGTCGAGCTCCTCCATctgcagtgggagagacaggagaGGCTGGGAGCGCCTTCTCAGGGACACTGGGAGGCCGGCCCACCCGCGAGAGGCCCACCTGCGTGTTGAACCATTCCTCCAAGTCCCTGTGGTTGGTCTCCACCACCATCTCGTACTGACACCTCATCTCTTCCAGCATCCTGTGCAGGTCCACGGGGGGCATGGTGTCCACCTCAATGTTAAGGCGGTCCCCAAGCTGGCACCGGAGGGCACTGACTTCCTAAAAAGGCACAAGAGCCCCAGGCTAGTGTGACGTCACACAATCTGGGCTCACCTCCCAGGGAGACGTGAAAAGATGGAACAAAAGAGGCTAAAGATGTCTGCGTTAGAGGGGCTGTTTGACTGCACACCACTCTGTGGTATCCCAACTGTCTTCTAGTTCCAGCTGGACACCCCCATGATGGGAGATGCACTCCAGGTAAACACTCCCTGTCACTTTGGCGAAGCCAAGAACAGAGTCAGGGTTCGTTTGATCCGTTTGGGCTAAGATGGGAgacccctgcccccctccccacctgtgCTCATCTGGGAAGGAGGGCAGTATGAGCCTGGCTTCACTCCGTTCAAGGCCCAAGTTAGAGCAGGCGCCTCCACAGGCATGGCTGCCAAAGAGAGAAAGTTGTCACTGAGGCTCCCCGAGTGTGCGATAACGCCTCATTAGTGGCTTCTTGGTGAGGTTCCCAGTTCTCTGGTTTAAGTGGGATGAGTCAGGTGCCTTAGGGTGCTTGGCGAATATGTGGCGACTGATTGTTACTTTACACTTAAGCCTAAGGGAACCCAGCCAGGATTCAGAGGCACTTGTTCTTTCAAATCCCAAGTCAAGAGGCTGAGGGTCAACCcagagaaggaggggaaaaacCCAGAGCGCTGGTGGGCGTAGCAACACACAGATACCTGTAGAGTGGAGGGATTTCCCTCCAAGGACctgcaggagaggaggaaaagtcAAAAAGTAAAGGGTTGACTTGTGGCTTTTGGATTAAGCGTATTATATGCAAACAGAAGAGATGACGGGAAACGAggatgagacagaaaaaaagaaaaccactgtaGTTGCACTCTCCCTTAGAAGACATGGAGGTCACCCCAGCGGTCTGGCCCAGCAGAGATGGACAGACAGTCCCATGCGAGTTCCAGAACAAGCTCCCTGTGGCTCTAACACATCACTCTAGCCCTGGAATTTGGCTTTCCTGAGAGAAACAAATGCAGTGGCaaagtccaggaaatgcagagggAGGGTTGCTAGCATTTCTGAGCACCGACCAAGGGCCCTGTGTTTCATACCCCTGagctcacttaattctcacagctACCCCGTCTGATAATGTTGTccccatcttacaaatgaggagGCTCAGAAAGCTTCAATAAATTGGGCGAAGTCACAGAAACAATACATGGCAGGCCTGGGAATCTCAACCCACGGCTCTCCAACacaaaccccccaccccaccccgttcTCTGCACTCTGCTTCCCAGGGTCACCTCAGCTTGACTTCGGGGCTCACCTCCTCGTGGTTCTTCTTGAGGCAGAGCAGCTCCTCCTTCAGGGACTCTACCTGGGCCTCCAGGTCGGCCTTGCACAGGGTCAGCTCGTCCAGGATCCTGCGCAGGCTGTTGGTGTCGGCCTCCACCAGCTGCCGCAGAGCCAGCTCCGTCTCGTATCTGCACAGAAGGACAGGGACAGCAATGAGGGGTGAAACTGAATACAGAACTCAGGGGAGACTCTGAACTGCTGTCACTTTTCCAACTCTCTCTAAAATGAATGCAAAGCTGCCCAAGTATGTGCAGGAAGAGGGGCGCCCCATGGCCTGGCCAAACTCACTTGGTCCGGAAGTCATCGGCAGCCAGCTTGGCATTATCAATGTGCACGACCATCCTGGCGTTCTCTGCCTTGGTGCACAGGACCTGGGGGCCAAGACACGCAGAGCAGGGTCAGGCCAGGGCAAGAAGG contains the following coding sequences:
- the LOC109455764 gene encoding keratin, type I cuticular Ha2; translated protein: MTSSCSPTSIKSCPRPSSVCSSSMSCRPELCLGYVCQPMTCVPSICLPTTCRPASCLSKTYLSSSCRPSSCRPTSGIPSSMGTCGWYCEGTLNGSEKETMQFLNDRLANYLEKVRQLERENANLESKIQEACQSQGPTMCPDYQCYFRTIEELQQKVLCTKAENARMVVHIDNAKLAADDFRTKYETELALRQLVEADTNSLRRILDELTLCKADLEAQVESLKEELLCLKKNHEEEVSALRCQLGDRLNIEVDTMPPVDLHRMLEEMRCQYEMVVETNHRDLEEWFNTQMEELDQQVATSSEQLQNYQSDIIDLRRTVNTLEIELQAQHSLRNSLENTLTETEARYSSQLAQVQCMITNVEAQLAEIRGDLERQNQEYQVLLDVRARLECEINTYRNLLDSEDCKLPCNPCSTPSCTPCAPSPSVPHTVCVPHTVCVPCIPCPPGRY